A stretch of DNA from Noviherbaspirillum sedimenti:
CTTCGCCTGGCCAGCGTCGATTCCCTCCGCCAGCTTTTCCCGCGCCGCATCCCGTCGTTTTCTGGCCTTGGCAAGGGAGACCGCCGGATACACGCCCAGCGCCAGCGTTTTTTGCTTACCGGCAAATCGGTAGTTCATACGCCAATACTTGCCGCCGGCATTCACCAGCAAATAAAGCCCAGCCCCATCGGTGTGCTTGTCGCCTGCCGGCACGCCGCTGTGCTTGACCTGCCGGATAAAGGTATCTGTCAGTGCCATTCTGCCCCCAGCTGTTGGTACTTTATTTTCAGCACTTCAGAAAGTACCAACAAAAATACCATCAAAGTGTTGGTATCTCATGCTACCGCATGAACCGTCGCGAGACAATAAAAAACCCGCAAGGCCAGTAACCATGCGGGTATCAGAGACTTCTTGATACGGTGTAAAACGGGGTCTTGGTGCCTGAGACCGGAATCGAACCGGTACGCCCCCTCTCGGGTAAGCGGCGGATTTTAAGTCCGCTGTGTCTACCAATTTCACCACTCAGGCGCTGGAACGATATACAAGCAAAAAAGCGCCTGCGGCGCTTTTTGGATATGCCTGGAAAACCGGGGGCGGGATCGGAGTTGAACCAGCGCCCACGCTTCAGCAGGCATCTCGATCATTTCAAATCAAGCACTTACGTCTTGACCACTCTGTTGATCACACGTCAGCGTTAAAACAGTGTTAAAGCAGCCAGTACTGTACCATAAAATGGCGTAAAACCATTTGCACACTATGCAATGCCTGCCAAAGCACCAACAAGCATGCAATCTTAACATCTGGCGATTTCTTGCCAATCCCTCCCCCCGTGACTGGCGCTCTGCACACATCTAGCGTGCGACCAAGATTGCCGGATCGAAAAAATTCCTATAAAAAATTTTTTGCGGAACTATTTCCCAAAGAAAACTAACTAACCGTGACATAAGTTTCGCGGAGGAAAACTTTCATCGCTGCATCAAAAGCCAATGTCATGTCCATTGCGTCAACTACCCGCTGTTTGAATCCTTAGGGTAGTGCATGCATCAAGACAATACCGCCAGGTTTCAGCCGTCGCGCACATTGCATCCCGGGACTTAATTTTTCCATTTCCGTCGCTATCGCAGATAGCGAATGACTGCCGTTCCCTGCCAGAACGATAGCTTTTTTCAAACTTCAAAAGGCCGAATTACTATGCCAATGTTAAGCAAACAACCCGTTTCATTCAAGCTTCGAAGCTCCCATGCAATTCTGTTATCCGCCGCATTTGGCCTGGCACCATTCGCAATGGCCCAGACCGCACCGCAGATAACGAACGATGCAGCCAATGTCAATTATCAGATTCCCTACAGCGGCACGCCGACGTGGGTGCGCGTTTACATCGATAACGACCGCAATGCGACAACCGGCTATAAAGGCTACAACATCGGCGCCAGCCACCTGATCGAGAACGGCAACCTGTACCGCTACTCCGGCAGCAACGGCGCCTGGGGCTGGACTTTTGTGAAGCAAGTCAGCTCCACCACCAGCAATGGCGTGGCTAAAGTCACTGTTGCCCGTGCAGACATCGGCTCGCCGAGTGCAATTGATGCGGTAACGCAAACTGATCCCCCATTGAATACGTCAGCCAAACTGACGAAAACAATGACCGTCGACGCACCTTCAGAAACAGTGCAAACGACGACCGACACGGTGAATGTCAATTATCAGATTCCCTACAGCGGCACGCCGACGTGGGTGCGCGTCTTCATCGATAACGACCGCAATGCGACAACCGGCTATAAAGCCTACAACATCGGCGCCAGCCACATGGTCGAGAACGGCAACCTGTACCGCTACTCCGGCCGCAACGGCGCCTGGGGCTGGGCTTTTGTGAAAAAAGTCAGCTCCACCACCAGCAATGGCGTGGCTAAAGTCACTGTTGCCCGTGCAGATATCGGCTCGCCGAGTGCAATTGATTCTGTCACGCAAACCGATGCTCCGCTGAATACTTCGGCCAAGCAGACCCAATCCTTCGTCAATGCGCCGGCAGTGCCCGTAACTTCGACCACCAGCGCACCGACCACATCGACCACCAAGGCGGCGACCACCACCACCAAGGCGCCAACGACCACCACCCAGGCTGCGACAACCACCACCAGGGCGCCAACGACCACCACCCAGGCTGCGACCACCACCACCAAGGCGCCAACCACGACTACGGTCGCGACGACGACAACGACCACTGCGCCAGCGCCAACCGGTCCGACGTATTACATTTCACCGACCGGCAACGACGGCAATGCCGGCAGCATGTCGGCGCCGTGGCGCACCATCCAGAAAGCAGCCAACACGCTATCCGCCGGCGACACCGCTGTTCTGATGGATGGTACTTACGAAGAAGGCGAGATTGTTTTCAAACGTTCCGGCACCCCCAGCCAGCCCATCACCTTCAAGGCGCAGAACAAGTGGAAAGCGGTCAACAGTTCCAAATCGGGCTGCCAACCTGCATTCAGCATCTACGCCAGCTACATCAAGGTGAAAGACGTTCGCTTCACGATGTCGCCCAACAATGCGCAATGCGGCACTTATAGCTCAGCCAGCGTCGCTATCCGGGCCTGGAATTCAGTCCTCGCATCCCCCTCGAATCCGACGACAGGTTACGTGGGCTTCCAGGCTGACGGCGTCAAGGTTGAAGTCGGCCTGAAACGGGACTTGGCGATCAAGTCCAACCAGGACTTCACCGTCATCGAGAATTCCGAGTCCGATAGCATGCTTGAGCTCTTTGGCAGCAAGGATTCCATCGTCCGCAACAATCTGGTGACCGGACAGGACAAGTTTGGCATTTCCATCCTGGCAAAAGGCGGCGTGCGTAATGCGCAAATCTACAACAACGTCGTGCGCAATAAAGCCAATGACGGTTACGCCATCTATCTGGGTGGGTATTCCTGCGATGCCTGTTTCTTTGACAAAAACACCAAAATCGAAGCCTACAACTCCGTGGCCTATAACAATGTGGTCATCAATGACGGCGGCGGCAGGATGAAGGGGCTGATCTTCGCCGGCGCCAAGGACAGTGCCTTCTACAACAACATGGTGATCGGCGGCGAGCTGTCGATGCTGCTGGGTGGCCATAACACCGGCATCCAGGCATCGAACACCAATCCGAAGTTCGAGAACAACATTGTCATCTGCAAGAATAACGCTGCCGCTATGACCGGCGTCTACGAAGGAAATCTGACAGTCGATAGCAACAACTTCTACCAGTGCTCCGGTGTTCCCGCCCAGGCCAATGCCATCGTCGGCGACCCGCTGTTCGTCAACCAGACATCGGACTGGAACCTGCAGCCGAACAGCCCGGCACGAAACAGGGGCGCGGCCACATCGATCACCGGCTATGACGGCAAGCCTATCGATGTCTCCCGCGACAAGAACGGCGTCGTCCGCTCTGCTCCCTGGGATCTGGGTATCTACAACTACTAAGACCTTTGGCAAATGAGACCGGGGGAAGAACTTGGTTAAATGCTTTCGTTGATAAAGTGAATGCATTCCCCCGAGTCTTCCCCTAACTGTGTTTGGCGATTCCAGCTTGCCCCCAATTTATTGCAAAAACTGAAAACCTCTTTCGGTTTGAACACCTCGGAAGGATAAACTTCGAGCCAGTCAAACCAGTCGTGCCAGGCACTTACACTGAATACTTGCGCTGGACGATCATCGCCATCCTCGTATGTCGGCTCATCCAGGCAATGAGCCCCTTCAATGGCAGTCGCCGGTATAGTGCAGCCACACCTCCATCCGCCCTCTTTAGATAGTAATGCATCGGCCACTCGCAGTTGCCGAAAACCTCCATAGATACGTCACGATAGAATGATTGTGGCTTGTAGCATAGGCCGGTCGCACAGTACCGTTCATTCAGTGCAGTCACCTTGCGCCAATCCAGGCCTCCCTGGTGTTCGTTACGGATGCCAAAAAATGCCCATAATGCCAGCCACCATCGTGGCTGCTTCGGCCATAGCAAGTTTACGAGCGGCACGTAGATGTGCGGTTCTAATGGCAAATACCACTTTCCTGGATAAAAGTGCAGTGAAATGCCATTAGGTTTTAGCACCCGCTTAATCTCGTAGAACAATTCGCGCTGATTCTGTGCGTGCTCAAGCACGCTGGTGCTAACGACAAGATCGAATGAAGCGTCGCCAAATGGAAGCTTGTACGGAGAACGTTGGATCGGTCTCAGTCTAGGTCTGTCCCCTTCCCAATAAGGATCAACATCGCATCCATAGGCGTTGACACCAGATTCGCAAAGATAGTCAACGAGGGCGCCGCGACCGCAGCCGAAATCAAGGACCGTGGACTTCAAAGGGTCAAGTCCGGCAAAGTCACGAAGCGAATCATGAACCAAAGTAACTGTATCGCAAGTAATAGACATATCAACCTCCTTGAATGATCTATTGTTAACTGCGTCTACAAAGCGTTAGCATCAGTGGAACAACGTTACACAGCGGCAGACACAGCGAATCGATAAACTTGGAAAAACGTGGAGTGGGTGTGCGTGTTCTTATGGCACTTGCTGGATACATGCATATGTCGTATACGCAAAAATATTTAAATTTTCGGATATCAATTATTAAAGCTGAGACAGATTCAATACGATCAAATGAAAGATTTTAGGTCTATCACAACAAGTCCAGGATTTCTCCCATTTAGCCCGGTTTCTCTTTGAATACGCAAATAAAAATGATATGCCGGAGATAAAATCCTATATAAAAAATTTATTTTTTTAAGTTTTTGTTTTAACCCAGTTGACTGAAGCTCTGAAAATGACTGATTTTCCCACTCATATAGATAGTCGCTTTGCTGAACTTCCGCATGAGAAAATTCATCATTCTTTAATACAGTCCGCACCAATACATATAGTGCTGTTGAAGAAAATACGTTTACGCGCTCACCATTTTTAGGCTCTTTGACTTGATACCATTTTTGGGTGTCTGATAAGTCCGCTATAAAAACTTCCGTCTCCTCGTAGCCATTTTTCTTGGAATAAAGCGAAAAAAATAGCTCGGGGGAAAACTGCCAAAATCCGTGCCCGCAAAAGTTGTTCGCTGGCAGCATATGCAATATTTGTCCCCCAGGTTTACAAAACTTAGAACAATTTCTAAAGGCTTGAGGAGCATTGTAAATATGTTCCAAACAGCCACCGTCAATTACCGTGTCATACTTTTCATGCAAGCTCATCGGCAATGGTTCATTCATATCGTGGATATGAGTCGCATTTTCGTAAGCAGAATTGTCTATTGAGTTGACAACAGTGGCCCCAAAATATTCAGTAAGTAGTTCTTCACAATATATTTGATTTTTATACGACGGCTCTGCATCGACCAACTTTTTAACTAGGCGCTCTTTCACATGAAGGCCTTGCCGCCCTATGGTTATAGTGTTACCAAACAACTTTTTCTTTTTTGCATGCATCAGCAAGTTTAATCCGTGAACATCTATGCCCATTGTCGTTCTCACTTATGCTTGTTCGTGGGGTATGATTTTACTGAACGCATCTCCTGTGTCATGGCGAATTTAGCGTCATTTGATTTGTTTCAATAATTCGGATGATGCAATAAAGACATGCAAGGCACGCCATTCAGAACGCAAACATTCCGTAAGCCGCGAGTCCGCCAGCGACACTTTGCCAGTCGTTGTTGACTCCCAGAGCGTAGCGCATCAAACAATGCGGCTACGTGTCTGGTTTGCCTGCCCTCAGCTTCGTTTCGCTCCAACAGAATGGGGAGAACCGGATTAATTCTTGCGTTGAAAGACAAATTCATTGCAACCGAGTCGTCCGCCAACTGTTTTCAGTGCTTCCAGCGTGTATCCAAGTTTCCGGTAAAAACTGAAGATCTCCTCTGGTTTCGATACCTCGAAAGGATAACCACCAAGCCAGTCAAACATATCGTGCCAGGTACTCATGCCTCGTGGATTTTTTCTTCTTTGGATTTTTTTTAAAACCACGCTGGGAAGCGTAGGATAAATTAAATGCAAAAACACAATAAACGGTCTTGCCAAAATGTTCTTGTTATAGAGCTTTTTAACAAACCGCCAATAGCGACTGGCAAATGGCTGATAGTTATAAAGTGCAATAAACAGCTTTCCATTTTCCGCCACATTCAAATCGACGTTGGCAAGCGCGGTCCACATTGCCCCTGTATGATGTAACACGCCCCAAGAATAAACTACATCAAACTTTCCAAGTCGTTGCAAATACTGCGCATCCAATATCGAACCTTCTTCAACAACCCAGTTGGCATCGGTCGAAAAAAATCTGTTTTTTAACTCCATGGTACAGGCTACAGATTGAGGATCGTAATCAAAACTGACAACAGTTGCCCCCAGCCTTCGAGCTGCAAGCGAGAACAGGCCGCTGCCGCTGCCAATATCTAAAAAAGATTTTCCTGCAAGACTTTCAACCGCGAGCATTTTCTTTAGGCTATTTTCCGCTTCTGCGATTCGTTCATCATCAAGTACTGACAAAAATCGCGCCCAATTATCTCCAAATGCAAAGCGTTCCCCTCTGCTAATTTCTGCACCATGAGATATTGTCTCGTTAGACGCTTGCGTCATAATATTTTTCATAATCTTTTCTCCAAGCTTATTCCCACGATGAATGCAAATATCAATACTAATTCCTCATGAACCATTTCATTAAAACATCAATAGCAAATTCAGCCAGCAGAAAATTTAAGGATCCGATTTATTGAATTTCAGTAAATAATTCATTCGTTTTTTTCCTGCGGAAGTAAGCAGGCAACTTCGATAGATCTGTCAGTCCGGCAAGTTTTTCGCTCACAAAAACCGTTCCAGGCGAAGTAGAAAATGAAGGATTGGAAATAATTCGTCCTGCAAGACTTCCGGTCACGCTACCATCCAGCGAAATCCGATCCCATATCCGCGCAGTTTTCGGCTGCACACCGTTACTTTCATGGTCGAATAAAAACAGGTTTTGCTTAGAATGCACATTGGTCGCATTGACCGTAGCATCAATGTCGCGCATATAACCATCCACTTCCGGGCCCTGATGATAAAAATGCACATAGCAGCCATAGATCCCCGCACCGGAAGCATTTACCTTGACCTGCACATTTTCGACATTGCCGCTATCTGACCCGTCACAAACCAGCGCAATTAAGCCATTGCTGCCAGGCCAGTTTTCTGTACTGGAGGCCGTCACCTTGATATCGGCATTTTTCATCGCATAGGCAATGAAAGCACGCCGCACATTATGGCAATTCAAATCAACTTGAACTTGCTCGCTGATGAAACTGGCTCCCACGCCATAGTATGCATATCGGACTTTCCCGTGGATATTGACGTCGGCCAAAAATTGCCTGGTCGCCGCGTTATTATTCGTGCCGAACAATCCCAGAACCCTTTCCGCATGACAGTCAACCATCCTGAATCCTCTACTTGCTTTACTGGATTGAATGCCAACACAGTACATGCCTTTCCAATTTATCCAAGGCGTAAAGCCCGGGTCGGCGAAACCTGCACCGGCAATGGTAATGTTATTGAAATTTAAAAAATAAAACATGTGCGGCATCACACTGGCTGTCGTCGTCGCCTTGAAAGTGGCGCCGTATGCCGAGATGGCTACATTACTTAAATCTTTGACGAGATTGATATAGGTGCTGGTTGCATAACTGCCGAAGTCATACAGGCCTGCAGGCACCAGCAGGATGCCGCCACCGTTCTTTCTCAGGGCAGAAAAGGCCTGGCTGAAGGCTTCTCTCAAGACCGACGGACTGGCGCCGGGCACGCCCCCATATGCAGCCAGGCTGACACTGTAAGCAGGCACCACAGCTCCGCCGATGCCGCCGACTTCACCACCAATACTTTTCTCAATATTCGGCTCGTGTCGCGAACTCCGGCAAGACAACTGTAGCAACCCAGAAGTCCCGGCCGCAATCCCGCCCAGCAACAATTTACGCCGTCGGATATCGTACCCAGTTTCCACAATCTGCTTCACCGCTATCACCTCCTTTCAGGATCGATGGCACGTCACACATGTGAAATTCATTACTCAGGCGTTGCCCTTTTGCTGCATGCGATAAGTCATCAAACGCTCGACAAGAATCCTGCCGAGTTCAGTGCAGGGTTTTTCAATCACATGATAGGCAATACAGGAAAGCCCGATCGTCCCGGTAAAAAAGACCAGCCATGGAATGACCGGTGGCATATCCTTGAAATAATGGAAGGAAAAATCGATCATGGGCCCATGCACCAGGTAAATTCCAAAGGAGTAGCGGGCTATCACCCGCCCTGCCCTTTGCAGCCAGACAAACTCGATTTCCCGGCATCTGGGAATAATCAAGCCCAAGGCAAGGCAGATCGGCCAGGAAAGAAGCGTTGCGCTCGCGCCGCGAGCAACCATCCATGGATAGAGAACTGCCGTGGCAGCGACCAGCAGGAACAACATCGCCGGCCAATAATCGCGCGCAGATCTTCGCAGACTGAACGCCAGCACGCCCGGCAGGAAACAGGGGAAGAACTTCACAAGTTCGACATTCCATCCCAGCATCCAGAACGCGAGCACCAGCACCACCGCGGCAAACCAGACCGCGCCGACGAGATAGGGCGCGCGCTTGCCTTGATAGCTGACCAGCATGTAAAGCGCAGGCAGGAAAAGATACATCTGGAATTCGAACGGCAGACTCCACAGTGCACGGGGAATTGATCCATGTCCCGTGAAATTTTGTATCAACAGAAGATTGCTGAGAATTGCCCGCCCGTTTGGAGGCGTAGCGGAGTAGATCCATGCAAGCGACGACACCACGATGACGGCCACGATACTGAGTGGATAAATGCGAAAAGCGCGGCGGATAAGAAACAGGAATGTGCTGTGGTATCCGTTTTCTTTTGTGGCCTGTCGTTCCAGTGAAAGCATCAGCACCAGACAGGTATGAACGAAAAAAATCAGTACGCCGAGAGTGCCAAGGGTTTGCGTATGATAAATGCCCTCTCCGGACAACGAGTGGCCGAGAAGGAGATGGCTGACAACAACGAAGGTGACCGCAACCGAACGAAGCAGGTCAAGGTTGGAGGAGTCGGCACGCATGGTACTCTATCCGTTATTTTCAGGAAGCTGCCAATTTTCGGAAGTAAAGCAACTCAGGCAAGATTAACTATCCTTTTTCCTGAGATTTTTCCAAAGGTAATAAGAATTCAAGACAAACCGTGCGCCGGATTTATGCTCATGCTTGTGTAGCCATACGTTGAGCCGGCGAACATACCCGACCATTACCGTTTTCGCTGCGCTACCGAAGTTCAGCATCAATTTCCCGTACGAGCGATAGATATCCAGGCGATCCATAACCTGTTGCACTCCCAGCATTCTGCCTTTGTAATCGAAGGGACCACCACCCAGATAAAAGTTCTTGCCGTGCCTGTCGATACTTTCGCAAATCGTCAGGTAAACAGTCAATTTTCCAAGCCCGTACTTTTCATAGGCAAAATCCTGCCCGATCACCGCGCCGAAATAACTCGAACCGATACGGTAATTGATTGAACCCGCACACAAGCGGCCATCGATGAACAAGACGTTAACGAGGCCGCACATCTTTACCAGATTGATGATGCGTTTCTCATCGTGCGAAAAATTGAATGCCTTGCTTGATATCCGCGCCTCGCTTAACTTCAGGATGTCGCGAATGTGCTGCTCATCGATGTCTTCATCGGCATAAAACCGGGACGTAAACGATGGATGATCCCGTGCCACCTTATTCATTTGATACTTGATGGCGGTACGGGTCGATTTCCCGAGTGCTGCCGTATAGGCCTTCGATGTGGCAGGCAATGCAATCACATAGGTGTCGCTTGCATAGCACCTCTGGCTGGGAAAGGAAAATCGGCGCCTGTCGGTTTTTAATGCTTTAAAGCTGATGATATCGGCAGCTGGCACTTTCGCAAATAGTGTGTGTGCAAATCTGTCGATCTCTACTTGATCGATTTCGATCATTTCGTTCAGGACATCAATTTTTCCGTCCCTGAACTGGAATACAAAAATAGCGATTGGGTGATTATTGCGCCAGGCAACGTAGCTACTCAGTTGCTCAGTCGACCTGAAGGCCTTGAAAAACGGCATGGAGGAGTAAAGCATGTCATACAACCGAACCAGTTCTGCTTCTACGAACAATGGAACTTCGTTCATATAGCAAGCGATGGTGATGCCATCAGACTGCTCATCTCCGTCTATCGTGGTCATTTCTGTATCCATTTTCTGCCTTTTCTAAAAAGTTCCGCATATCTGCGCCGGGTCGCAACAGCCGGTAAGTCATCGCGCCTACCCGGCAGATCGGAGAACCCGCAATGTTTGATTTCCGCTTGCAACTCATCGCTGAGCGCGCCGCTGAAATAAATAGCTTTAGTCTTGTGGCAGTCTGTCAGCTCAGACAGTATCTGTTCAATAAAGCGCCGGACCAACTCTTCGTCCTTGACCTGGCGATGCACATACAAATCGAACAGCACGACGGCATTTTCTGAAAACGCCGAAGCGTGACCCGCCAGTTGCTGATTCGAGCCGGCGGGACGTGCGTCAACCCAACAGCACATAAAAAGTTTTTCGTCACTCCTGAAGCTGTACAAATGATTTGACCTTTCCAACCGCTCCGTTGCCATGTTCAGGAACTCCCAGCGTGTGATCGGGGAGCCCGACGGATCAAATCGGACTATGTCCGACAAGCTGTCTTTGGAAATCAAAAGCGGATTTGCGGCAGCGCGAGGTTTGTCGGCGCAGTACCGATACAGACACGGCGGGGAAATCGCCGCGTCACGCAGACGCGCCAGCAAGCCGTGAAATCCGAGTTCCTTGAAACTGCTCAGCTTTCCCATTGCGGCCCACGCATCGGCAGTTCGCAGTCCTGCCTGATGCATCCTGTTCTTTAAAAAGCGCTTTCCGCTCAAGTAGGCTTCTTTTCTCAAACGCGCCTTTACGTCGCCGTAGGCCGTCAGTTCAAACACGACATCGTGCTCGGTAGCAAATTTTTCCTTGTACCCATCGCCTCCCGGCGTCAGGTCAAGCACTGATATCTTTTCCTTGACCACATGCACACCCAGCATGGACAGGAGCAGGGTCCCCGGAGAGTGCGCGGCAAATGAAGGGGCATGGGTACTGATTCCCATGTGCAAAGTGGAATCATTACTTAGCAGCCCCGAATGCGAGGCTGCAATTTCTCCGTCGACCGTCAATATGGTCGTGTGCAACAAACCGCGCTTGTGCAGCTCAAGGTAGAGCAGCTTCTTTGCAGGGTCGCTTGAAAATGGCATGTGACGATAAAGTGTCCCCTGCCGGAAATCGTACTGCGTGCACAGTTCATCAAAAACACGGATGAATTGATCGTGCCTGGTAATGGTTTCAAATTGCACGTCTCCGGATTTTTTTAACCGGCCGAAGTTTCTCCGGTATGTCTTCTTGTTCCGTTGGCTGCTCATTGCGGCTTCATTGATTTTCATGATCGGCCGCGGATGGCTGCGCAAACTGAAAATCCTGGAATACTCGCGGTTGTCGAGTATCCAGTTGAGCGGGATATCAGGCGGCAGGTACTTCAGGCGCAGATCGACACCGGGGAAGTGGTTGCGAATTTTTTTCACAGCGTCGCGGATAAATATATTGCCGGCATCCTTCGCCTCCAGCCAGCCCTGGTATTCAGCCTGCCGCTCACCTGCCCCCACCAGCTGCTTGCCTTCCTTGCAAAAGGCCAGGGTCAGCAGTCCCGTCAATGATTCGTCTTCTGCTTCCGCCAGGATTATCACTGGCAGGAATTGGGTTTGATAGAGCTCGTACCAAGGCGTCACGAAATCCGGATGCTGAAATGCAGTCACCCACGGGCAACGTGCATACAGCTTCTTCCACTTCAACTGAAAGTCGTCGGACCGTACATGGTG
This window harbors:
- a CDS encoding chondroitinase-B domain-containing protein — encoded protein: MAQTAPQITNDAANVNYQIPYSGTPTWVRVYIDNDRNATTGYKGYNIGASHLIENGNLYRYSGSNGAWGWTFVKQVSSTTSNGVAKVTVARADIGSPSAIDAVTQTDPPLNTSAKLTKTMTVDAPSETVQTTTDTVNVNYQIPYSGTPTWVRVFIDNDRNATTGYKAYNIGASHMVENGNLYRYSGRNGAWGWAFVKKVSSTTSNGVAKVTVARADIGSPSAIDSVTQTDAPLNTSAKQTQSFVNAPAVPVTSTTSAPTTSTTKAATTTTKAPTTTTQAATTTTRAPTTTTQAATTTTKAPTTTTVATTTTTTAPAPTGPTYYISPTGNDGNAGSMSAPWRTIQKAANTLSAGDTAVLMDGTYEEGEIVFKRSGTPSQPITFKAQNKWKAVNSSKSGCQPAFSIYASYIKVKDVRFTMSPNNAQCGTYSSASVAIRAWNSVLASPSNPTTGYVGFQADGVKVEVGLKRDLAIKSNQDFTVIENSESDSMLELFGSKDSIVRNNLVTGQDKFGISILAKGGVRNAQIYNNVVRNKANDGYAIYLGGYSCDACFFDKNTKIEAYNSVAYNNVVINDGGGRMKGLIFAGAKDSAFYNNMVIGGELSMLLGGHNTGIQASNTNPKFENNIVICKNNAAAMTGVYEGNLTVDSNNFYQCSGVPAQANAIVGDPLFVNQTSDWNLQPNSPARNRGAATSITGYDGKPIDVSRDKNGVVRSAPWDLGIYNY
- a CDS encoding class I SAM-dependent methyltransferase, with protein sequence MSITCDTVTLVHDSLRDFAGLDPLKSTVLDFGCGRGALVDYLCESGVNAYGCDVDPYWEGDRPRLRPIQRSPYKLPFGDASFDLVVSTSVLEHAQNQRELFYEIKRVLKPNGISLHFYPGKWYLPLEPHIYVPLVNLLWPKQPRWWLALWAFFGIRNEHQGGLDWRKVTALNERYCATGLCYKPQSFYRDVSMEVFGNCEWPMHYYLKRADGGVAALYRRLPLKGLIAWMSRHTRMAMIVQRKYSV
- a CDS encoding methyltransferase domain-containing protein, translating into MGIDVHGLNLLMHAKKKKLFGNTITIGRQGLHVKERLVKKLVDAEPSYKNQIYCEELLTEYFGATVVNSIDNSAYENATHIHDMNEPLPMSLHEKYDTVIDGGCLEHIYNAPQAFRNCSKFCKPGGQILHMLPANNFCGHGFWQFSPELFFSLYSKKNGYEETEVFIADLSDTQKWYQVKEPKNGERVNVFSSTALYVLVRTVLKNDEFSHAEVQQSDYLYEWENQSFSELQSTGLKQKLKKINFLYRILSPAYHFYLRIQRETGLNGRNPGLVVIDLKSFI
- a CDS encoding class I SAM-dependent methyltransferase; amino-acid sequence: MKNIMTQASNETISHGAEISRGERFAFGDNWARFLSVLDDERIAEAENSLKKMLAVESLAGKSFLDIGSGSGLFSLAARRLGATVVSFDYDPQSVACTMELKNRFFSTDANWVVEEGSILDAQYLQRLGKFDVVYSWGVLHHTGAMWTALANVDLNVAENGKLFIALYNYQPFASRYWRFVKKLYNKNILARPFIVFLHLIYPTLPSVVLKKIQRRKNPRGMSTWHDMFDWLGGYPFEVSKPEEIFSFYRKLGYTLEALKTVGGRLGCNEFVFQRKN
- a CDS encoding acyltransferase family protein, producing the protein MRADSSNLDLLRSVAVTFVVVSHLLLGHSLSGEGIYHTQTLGTLGVLIFFVHTCLVLMLSLERQATKENGYHSTFLFLIRRAFRIYPLSIVAVIVVSSLAWIYSATPPNGRAILSNLLLIQNFTGHGSIPRALWSLPFEFQMYLFLPALYMLVSYQGKRAPYLVGAVWFAAVVLVLAFWMLGWNVELVKFFPCFLPGVLAFSLRRSARDYWPAMLFLLVAATAVLYPWMVARGASATLLSWPICLALGLIIPRCREIEFVWLQRAGRVIARYSFGIYLVHGPMIDFSFHYFKDMPPVIPWLVFFTGTIGLSCIAYHVIEKPCTELGRILVERLMTYRMQQKGNA
- a CDS encoding GNAT family N-acetyltransferase, which encodes MTTIDGDEQSDGITIACYMNEVPLFVEAELVRLYDMLYSSMPFFKAFRSTEQLSSYVAWRNNHPIAIFVFQFRDGKIDVLNEMIEIDQVEIDRFAHTLFAKVPAADIISFKALKTDRRRFSFPSQRCYASDTYVIALPATSKAYTAALGKSTRTAIKYQMNKVARDHPSFTSRFYADEDIDEQHIRDILKLSEARISSKAFNFSHDEKRIINLVKMCGLVNVLFIDGRLCAGSINYRIGSSYFGAVIGQDFAYEKYGLGKLTVYLTICESIDRHGKNFYLGGGPFDYKGRMLGVQQVMDRLDIYRSYGKLMLNFGSAAKTVMVGYVRRLNVWLHKHEHKSGARFVLNSYYLWKNLRKKDS
- a CDS encoding GNAT family N-acetyltransferase, with translation MNLALHTGNLALHHVRSDDFQLKWKKLYARCPWVTAFQHPDFVTPWYELYQTQFLPVIILAEAEDESLTGLLTLAFCKEGKQLVGAGERQAEYQGWLEAKDAGNIFIRDAVKKIRNHFPGVDLRLKYLPPDIPLNWILDNREYSRIFSLRSHPRPIMKINEAAMSSQRNKKTYRRNFGRLKKSGDVQFETITRHDQFIRVFDELCTQYDFRQGTLYRHMPFSSDPAKKLLYLELHKRGLLHTTILTVDGEIAASHSGLLSNDSTLHMGISTHAPSFAAHSPGTLLLSMLGVHVVKEKISVLDLTPGGDGYKEKFATEHDVVFELTAYGDVKARLRKEAYLSGKRFLKNRMHQAGLRTADAWAAMGKLSSFKELGFHGLLARLRDAAISPPCLYRYCADKPRAAANPLLISKDSLSDIVRFDPSGSPITRWEFLNMATERLERSNHLYSFRSDEKLFMCCWVDARPAGSNQQLAGHASAFSENAVVLFDLYVHRQVKDEELVRRFIEQILSELTDCHKTKAIYFSGALSDELQAEIKHCGFSDLPGRRDDLPAVATRRRYAELFRKGRKWIQK